From Draconibacterium halophilum, one genomic window encodes:
- a CDS encoding RNA-binding S4 domain-containing protein: MTQGVRIDKWLWVVRIFKTRSQATEACKKGHITIDDVAVKASREVHVGEVIKVRKSPITKSFKVLALSGKRMGAKLVSDFLEDVTPLEEIELLEMQKHMRWSAREKGTGRPTKKDRRDLDDFFDW, from the coding sequence ATGACACAGGGAGTTCGCATAGATAAATGGTTGTGGGTCGTGCGGATTTTTAAGACCCGCAGTCAGGCTACCGAAGCTTGTAAAAAAGGCCACATAACTATCGATGACGTGGCAGTAAAAGCCTCTCGCGAAGTTCATGTTGGGGAGGTAATAAAAGTACGGAAATCACCCATTACCAAGAGTTTTAAAGTGCTGGCGCTGTCAGGTAAAAGGATGGGCGCCAAATTGGTATCCGATTTTTTGGAGGATGTAACACCACTGGAAGAGATTGAGTTGCTCGAGATGCAAAAACACATGCGCTGGAGTGCAAGAGAAAAAGGTACCGGGCGACCGACCAAAAAAGACCGACGCGATTTGGATGACTTTTTCGATTGGTAG
- the pth gene encoding aminoacyl-tRNA hydrolase: MKYLIAGLGNIGPEYKNTRHNIGFQILDALAEASNISFSDKRYGFVAEYKFKGRTFILLKPTTYMNLSGRAVNYWLQKEKIDVKNMLVLVDDLALPFGTLRVRAKGGAGGHNGLENINQVLGRNDYARLRFGIGDEFHKGHQVNYVLGEWSKVEQKELPFKIDDSIEIIKSFGTIGVDRTMNFHNKR; the protein is encoded by the coding sequence ATGAAATACTTAATTGCCGGACTCGGTAATATAGGACCAGAATATAAAAATACTCGCCATAATATTGGCTTTCAAATATTGGACGCACTCGCTGAGGCGTCCAATATTAGTTTTAGCGATAAGCGTTACGGTTTTGTTGCCGAATATAAATTCAAAGGCCGAACGTTTATTTTACTCAAGCCAACCACCTACATGAATCTGAGTGGGCGGGCAGTAAATTACTGGTTGCAAAAAGAAAAGATCGACGTTAAAAACATGCTGGTTCTGGTTGACGACCTGGCATTGCCATTTGGTACGCTCAGAGTACGTGCAAAAGGTGGAGCTGGCGGTCATAACGGGCTTGAAAACATTAACCAGGTGCTGGGACGAAACGATTATGCACGCTTGCGTTTTGGCATTGGCGACGAATTCCATAAAGGGCACCAGGTAAATTATGTACTAGGCGAGTGGTCAAAAGTTGAGCAAAAGGAATTGCCTTTTAAGATTGACGATTCTATTGAGATTATAAAAAGTTTTGGTACAATTGGTGTCGACCGTACCATGAATTTTCATAACAAACGATAG
- a CDS encoding 50S ribosomal protein L25/general stress protein Ctc — MKSVVIKGELRKSLGKKDAKKLRLEEKAPAVLYGSDEPVHFSVSFAELRQLVYTPSVYLIDLDIDGTVYKALMQDIQWHPVDEVVLHVDFLQINDDKSIKINVPVKVEGFAKGIKKGGKLNTTLRRLSVRALAANLPDTIDIDVTKLDIGETIKVGDLNLPGVELLDPKSNVIVSVSITRAAKSAAGGAEEEGEGEGEGEEGAEAEASESTEE, encoded by the coding sequence ATGAAATCAGTAGTAATTAAAGGAGAGTTAAGAAAATCTCTTGGAAAGAAGGATGCTAAAAAACTTCGCTTAGAAGAAAAAGCACCTGCAGTATTGTATGGTAGTGATGAGCCGGTTCACTTTTCGGTTTCTTTTGCCGAGTTAAGACAATTGGTTTATACCCCAAGTGTATACCTGATTGACCTTGACATTGACGGAACTGTATATAAAGCACTTATGCAGGACATTCAATGGCACCCGGTTGATGAGGTTGTACTTCATGTAGATTTTCTTCAAATTAATGATGATAAATCGATCAAAATCAATGTTCCTGTAAAAGTTGAAGGTTTTGCAAAAGGTATAAAGAAAGGTGGTAAGTTAAATACTACGCTTCGTCGTCTTAGTGTAAGAGCATTGGCAGCGAATTTGCCTGATACAATTGATATTGATGTAACAAAACTCGATATCGGTGAAACGATTAAAGTAGGAGATTTAAATCTACCGGGAGTTGAGCTCTTAGACCCTAAATCGAATGTTATTGTTAGCGTAAGTATTACCAGGGCAGCAAAATCTGCTGCAGGTGGTGCTGAAGAAGAAGGAGAAGGAGAAGGAGAAGGAGAAGAAGGAGCTGAAGCTGAAGCATCAGAATCAACTGAAGAATAA